In one Streptomyces sp. NBC_00597 genomic region, the following are encoded:
- the lgt gene encoding prolipoprotein diacylglyceryl transferase, whose protein sequence is MNLAYIPSPSTGVIHLGPIPLRGYAFCIIIGVFVAVWLGNKRWIARGGKPGTVADIAVWAVPFGLVGGRLYHVITDYQLYFGEGRNWVDAFKIWEGGLGIWGAIALGAVGAWIGCRLRGIPLPAWADALAPGIALAQACGRWGNWFNQELYGRATDLPWALEISDGPNRVAGTYHPTFLYESLWCLGVAALVIWADRRFKLGHGRAFALYVAAYCAGRGWIEYMRVDEAHHILGLRLNVWTAIVVFVLAVVYFVLSAKLRPGREEVVEPDRGPAASDPAAKEADAAAGAKDSEPKAGVDAGAETDAEATVEADAKTEAKTEAKTEAKTEAKTEAEAGAEGGSAAESRDAEEPKAAKKL, encoded by the coding sequence ATGAACCTTGCCTATATCCCCAGCCCGTCGACCGGCGTGATCCATCTCGGACCGATCCCGCTGCGCGGCTACGCGTTCTGCATCATCATCGGCGTCTTCGTCGCCGTCTGGCTCGGCAACAAGCGGTGGATCGCGCGCGGCGGAAAGCCGGGCACGGTCGCGGACATCGCCGTGTGGGCGGTGCCATTCGGCCTGGTCGGCGGTCGCCTCTACCACGTGATCACCGACTATCAGCTGTACTTCGGCGAGGGCCGCAACTGGGTCGACGCCTTCAAGATCTGGGAGGGCGGCCTCGGCATCTGGGGCGCGATCGCGCTGGGCGCGGTGGGCGCCTGGATCGGCTGCCGCCTGCGAGGCATCCCGCTGCCGGCCTGGGCCGACGCCCTGGCCCCCGGCATCGCCCTCGCCCAGGCCTGCGGCCGCTGGGGCAACTGGTTCAACCAGGAGCTGTACGGCCGCGCCACCGACCTGCCGTGGGCGCTGGAGATCAGCGACGGCCCCAACCGGGTCGCCGGGACCTACCACCCGACGTTCCTGTACGAGTCGCTGTGGTGCCTCGGCGTCGCCGCGCTCGTGATCTGGGCGGACCGCCGCTTCAAGCTCGGACACGGCCGGGCCTTCGCCCTGTACGTGGCCGCGTACTGCGCCGGCCGAGGCTGGATCGAGTACATGCGCGTCGACGAGGCCCACCACATCCTGGGCCTGCGGTTGAACGTGTGGACCGCGATCGTGGTCTTCGTCCTGGCCGTCGTCTACTTCGTCCTGTCGGCGAAGCTGCGGCCGGGCCGCGAGGAGGTCGTGGAGCCGGACCGCGGTCCCGCGGCGTCCGACCCCGCCGCGAAGGAAGCCGACGCGGCCGCCGGGGCCAAGGACTCCGAGCCGAAGGCCGGCGTCGACGCCGGGGCCGAGACCGATGCGGAGGCCACGGTCGAGGCTGACGCCAAGACCGAGGCCAAGACCGAGGCCAAGACCGAGGCCAAGACCGAGGCCAAGACCGAGGCCGAGGCCGGCGCCGAGGGCGGTTCTGCGGCCGAGTCCAGGGACGCCGAGGAGCCCAAGGCCGCCAAGAAGCTCTGA
- the trpA gene encoding tryptophan synthase subunit alpha: MSTDGNAKGNIQLLSDTLAKVKSEDRAALIAYLPAGFPTVDGGIEAVKAVIAGGADLVEIGLPHSDPVLDGAIIQTADDIALRGGVKIADVLRTVREAHAATGAPVLVMTYWNPIDRYGVERFATELAEAGGAGCILPDLPVQESALWREHADKHGLATVFVVAPSSKDERLATITAAGSGFVYAASLMGVTGTRESVGHEAQELVRRTRAKTELPVCVGLGVSNAVQAKEVAGFADGVIVGSAFVKLLLDAPDLPAGLAAVRALAGELAEGVRRG; the protein is encoded by the coding sequence GTGAGCACGGACGGCAACGCCAAGGGCAACATCCAGCTGCTGAGCGACACCCTCGCCAAGGTCAAGTCCGAGGACCGCGCGGCCCTCATCGCCTACCTCCCGGCCGGTTTCCCGACCGTCGACGGCGGCATCGAGGCCGTCAAGGCCGTCATCGCGGGCGGCGCGGACCTGGTCGAGATCGGCCTCCCGCACAGCGACCCGGTCCTGGACGGCGCGATCATCCAGACCGCCGACGACATCGCCCTGCGCGGCGGCGTCAAGATCGCCGACGTGCTGCGCACCGTGCGCGAGGCCCATGCGGCGACCGGGGCGCCGGTGCTGGTCATGACGTACTGGAACCCGATCGACCGCTACGGCGTGGAGCGGTTCGCCACCGAGCTGGCCGAGGCGGGCGGTGCGGGCTGCATCCTGCCCGACCTGCCGGTCCAGGAGTCCGCTCTGTGGCGCGAGCACGCCGACAAGCACGGTCTGGCGACCGTCTTCGTCGTCGCTCCGAGCAGCAAGGACGAGCGCCTGGCGACCATCACGGCCGCCGGTTCCGGTTTCGTCTACGCCGCCTCGCTGATGGGTGTCACCGGCACCCGCGAGTCGGTCGGCCACGAGGCCCAGGAGCTGGTCCGGCGCACCCGCGCGAAGACCGAACTCCCCGTCTGCGTCGGCCTCGGCGTCTCCAACGCCGTCCAGGCCAAGGAGGTCGCGGGCTTCGCCGACGGGGTGATCGTCGGTTCGGCCTTCGTGAAGCTGCTGCTGGACGCGCCGGACCTGCCGGCCGGGCTGGCCGCCGTACGGGCGCTGGCGGGCGAGCTCGCGGAAGGCGTGCGCAGGGGCTGA
- the trpB gene encoding tryptophan synthase subunit beta: MSSSSFFIPDPEGHVPNAEGYFGEFGGKFIPEALVAAVDEVAVEYEKAKGDPAFAAELNDLMVNYTGRPSALTEVPRFAEHAGGARIFLKREDLNHTGSHKINNVLGQALLTKRMGKTRVIAETGAGQHGVATATACALFGLECTVYMGEIDTQRQALNVARMRMLGAEVIAVKSGSRTLKDAINEAFRDWVANVDRTHYLFGTVAGPHPFPAMVRDFHRVIGVEARRQILERAGRLPDAVAACVGGGSNAIGLFHAFIPDADVRLVGFEPAGHGVETGEHAATLTAGEPGILHGSRSYVLQDEEGQITEPYSISAGLDYPGIGPEHSFLKDSGRGEYRAVTDDAAMQALRLLSRTEGIIPAIESAHALAGALDLGKELGKDGLIVVNLSGRGDKDMDTAARYFGLYDDTADTEGESK, encoded by the coding sequence ATGTCCAGCAGCTCGTTCTTCATTCCGGACCCGGAGGGTCACGTCCCCAACGCCGAGGGCTACTTCGGCGAATTCGGCGGCAAGTTCATCCCGGAGGCGCTCGTGGCCGCCGTGGACGAGGTCGCCGTCGAGTACGAGAAGGCCAAGGGCGACCCGGCCTTCGCGGCCGAGCTCAACGACCTGATGGTCAACTACACCGGCCGGCCCAGCGCCCTCACCGAGGTGCCGCGGTTCGCCGAGCACGCCGGCGGCGCCCGGATCTTCCTCAAGCGCGAGGACCTCAACCACACCGGCTCGCACAAGATCAACAACGTGCTGGGCCAGGCGCTGCTCACCAAGCGCATGGGCAAGACCCGCGTCATCGCCGAGACCGGCGCCGGCCAGCACGGCGTCGCCACCGCCACGGCCTGCGCCCTCTTCGGCCTCGAATGCACCGTCTACATGGGCGAGATCGACACCCAGCGCCAGGCCCTGAACGTGGCCCGGATGCGCATGCTGGGCGCCGAGGTCATCGCCGTGAAGTCAGGCTCCCGCACCCTCAAGGACGCCATCAACGAGGCGTTCCGCGACTGGGTCGCCAACGTGGACCGCACCCACTACCTCTTCGGCACGGTCGCCGGCCCGCACCCCTTCCCGGCCATGGTCCGCGACTTCCACCGGGTCATCGGCGTCGAGGCCCGGCGCCAGATCCTGGAGCGCGCCGGACGGCTGCCTGACGCCGTCGCGGCCTGCGTCGGCGGCGGCTCCAACGCCATCGGCCTCTTCCACGCCTTCATCCCGGACGCCGACGTCCGCCTGGTCGGCTTCGAGCCCGCCGGACACGGCGTCGAGACCGGCGAGCACGCGGCCACCCTGACCGCGGGCGAGCCGGGCATCCTGCACGGCTCCCGCAGTTACGTCCTCCAGGACGAGGAGGGCCAGATCACCGAGCCGTACTCCATTTCGGCCGGCCTGGACTACCCGGGCATCGGCCCGGAGCACTCCTTCCTGAAGGACTCGGGCCGCGGCGAGTACCGCGCGGTCACCGACGACGCCGCGATGCAGGCCCTGCGCCTGCTCTCCCGCACGGAGGGCATCATCCCGGCGATCGAGTCGGCGCACGCCCTCGCGGGCGCCCTCGACCTGGGCAAGGAGCTCGGCAAGGACGGGCTGATCGTGGTCAACCTGTCCGGCCGCGGCGACAAGGACATGGACACGGCCGCACGCTACTTCGGCCTCTACGACGACACGGCCGACACCGAGGGGGAGAGCAAGTGA
- the trpM gene encoding tryptophan biosynthesis modulator TrpM yields MTTDRPSVRTRPGFGPAGVPTAHAPLARGCRPRGCRAPARRVHGRRVRYVIGSEPGQVNGMRWRTTGAP; encoded by the coding sequence ATGACCACCGACCGCCCCTCCGTCCGCACCCGGCCCGGCTTCGGCCCCGCCGGCGTGCCGACGGCGCACGCGCCCCTGGCGCGCGGCTGCCGCCCCCGCGGCTGCCGCGCTCCGGCCCGGCGGGTGCACGGGCGGCGGGTCCGGTACGTGATCGGCTCCGAGCCCGGTCAGGTCAACGGCATGCGATGGCGCACCACAGGAGCGCCGTAA
- the trpC gene encoding indole-3-glycerol phosphate synthase TrpC encodes MSVLDEIIEGVREDLAERQARVSLDELKERAAKAPQAKDGVAALRGDGVKVICEVKRSSPSKGALAAIADPAGLAADYEAGGAAVISVLTEQRRFGGSLADLEAVRARVDIPILRKDFIVTAYQLWEARAYGADLVLLIVAALEQEALVSLIERAESIGLTPLVEVHDEDEVERAVAAGAKIIGVNARNLKDLKVDRSTFERVVGEIPAHIVKVAESGIRGPHDLIAYANEGADAVLVGESLVTGRDPKAAVADLVAAGAHPALRHGRS; translated from the coding sequence GTGAGTGTGCTCGACGAGATCATCGAAGGGGTCCGCGAAGACCTTGCCGAACGGCAGGCCCGCGTGAGCCTCGACGAGCTCAAGGAGCGTGCCGCCAAGGCGCCCCAGGCCAAGGACGGCGTCGCGGCCCTGCGCGGCGACGGCGTCAAGGTGATCTGCGAGGTCAAGCGCTCCAGCCCCTCCAAGGGCGCGCTGGCCGCGATCGCGGATCCGGCTGGACTCGCAGCCGACTACGAGGCGGGCGGTGCGGCGGTCATCTCCGTCCTCACCGAGCAGCGCCGTTTCGGTGGCTCGCTGGCCGACCTGGAGGCCGTCCGCGCGCGCGTGGACATCCCGATCCTGCGCAAGGACTTCATCGTCACGGCGTACCAGCTGTGGGAGGCCCGCGCCTACGGCGCCGACCTCGTGCTGCTGATCGTCGCGGCCCTGGAGCAGGAGGCCCTCGTCTCCCTCATCGAGCGGGCCGAGTCCATCGGCCTCACCCCGCTCGTCGAGGTCCACGACGAGGACGAGGTCGAGCGCGCGGTTGCGGCCGGCGCCAAGATCATCGGTGTCAATGCCCGCAACCTCAAGGACCTCAAGGTCGACCGCTCCACCTTCGAGCGCGTCGTCGGCGAGATCCCGGCCCACATCGTCAAGGTCGCCGAATCCGGCATCCGCGGGCCGCACGACCTGATCGCCTACGCCAACGAGGGCGCCGACGCCGTCCTCGTCGGGGAATCCCTGGTCACCGGACGCGACCCGAAGGCGGCCGTGGCCGACCTCGTCGCCGCCGGCGCCCACCCCGCCCTGCGCCACGGTCGGAGCTGA
- a CDS encoding DUF2752 domain-containing protein, with protein sequence MSGENQRVDASRSPFAAPAPPQGRARRLAPPALTLASAALAFAYVGAVDPNEPGHYPVCPLFKLTGILCPGCGGLRSAHAFAHGDLIAALGANALAVAGYFVFAGYMVLWLVRAWRGDPPPRFVLRRPHWWAIGVLALVFVVVRNLPLGSALAP encoded by the coding sequence ATGAGCGGAGAGAATCAGCGCGTGGACGCCTCTCGCAGCCCCTTCGCCGCTCCTGCGCCGCCGCAGGGCCGCGCCCGGCGGCTGGCCCCGCCGGCGCTCACGCTGGCCTCGGCGGCCCTCGCCTTTGCGTACGTGGGCGCCGTGGATCCCAATGAACCGGGCCACTATCCGGTCTGCCCGCTATTCAAGCTCACCGGAATCCTGTGCCCCGGATGCGGCGGGCTGCGCAGTGCCCACGCGTTCGCCCATGGTGATCTGATCGCCGCTTTGGGGGCAAATGCCCTGGCCGTCGCCGGCTACTTCGTCTTCGCCGGCTACATGGTCCTGTGGCTGGTTCGCGCCTGGCGCGGCGACCCGCCCCCGCGCTTCGTCCTGCGGCGGCCGCACTGGTGGGCCATCGGGGTGCTGGCACTGGTCTTCGTAGTGGTCCGAAACCTGCCCCTCGGATCGGCGCTGGCCCCATAA
- a CDS encoding HGxxPAAW family protein produces MAGTNHGHTPAAWTGVTIAFIGFCISGAFMVLANPLGFWAGLVVVALGGVVGMAMKAAGMGAPKGAHDDLAVVIAANKAAAKA; encoded by the coding sequence ATGGCGGGCACGAACCACGGACACACCCCGGCCGCCTGGACCGGTGTCACCATCGCGTTCATCGGTTTCTGCATCTCCGGTGCCTTCATGGTGCTCGCGAACCCGCTCGGGTTCTGGGCCGGTCTCGTCGTGGTCGCGCTCGGCGGTGTGGTGGGCATGGCGATGAAGGCCGCGGGCATGGGTGCGCCGAAGGGCGCCCACGATGACCTGGCCGTGGTGATCGCCGCCAACAAGGCCGCCGCCAAGGCCTGA
- a CDS encoding TIGR02234 family membrane protein: MGYVSAVPPPRNDTDAPAAADTADGGDGRGGRRSVAVALLLGALGATVVLLASGRVWARGAAAVGGGSLPLTADGRAVTGLPAALAIVGLAALVAVFAVRGRSRLLVSGLLALSGLGAALSAVLAADDRQALDAQAARATADTAARVGELTHTAWPYITAAGAALILVAGLLALRFGGSWPAMGGRYERDGSPRARKAAAVDPDRPEDLWKALDRGEDPTR; this comes from the coding sequence GTGGGGTACGTGAGTGCCGTACCCCCACCCCGAAACGACACCGACGCTCCCGCCGCCGCGGACACCGCGGACGGCGGTGACGGTCGCGGCGGCCGCCGCAGCGTGGCCGTCGCCCTGCTGCTCGGCGCGCTCGGTGCCACCGTCGTCCTGCTCGCCTCCGGCCGTGTCTGGGCCCGGGGCGCCGCCGCCGTCGGGGGCGGCTCGCTGCCGCTGACCGCGGACGGGCGGGCCGTCACCGGACTTCCGGCGGCCCTGGCCATCGTGGGCCTCGCCGCCCTCGTGGCCGTGTTCGCCGTACGCGGCAGGAGCCGGCTGCTGGTCTCCGGGCTGCTCGCGCTGAGCGGCCTGGGCGCGGCGCTCTCCGCGGTGCTGGCCGCCGACGACCGTCAGGCGCTGGACGCGCAGGCCGCCCGCGCGACGGCGGACACCGCGGCCCGGGTGGGGGAGCTCACACACACGGCCTGGCCGTACATCACGGCCGCCGGTGCGGCCCTGATCCTGGTCGCCGGACTGCTGGCCCTGAGGTTCGGCGGCAGCTGGCCCGCGATGGGCGGCCGCTACGAGCGGGACGGCAGTCCCCGCGCCCGCAAGGCGGCGGCGGTGGACCCCGACCGGCCCGAGGACCTGTGGAAGGCCCTGGACCGTGGCGAGGACCCGACCCGCTGA
- a CDS encoding anthranilate synthase component I, translating into MDLETFRKLAADRRVIPVSRKLLADGDTPVGLYRKLAAERPGTFLLESAENGRSWSRYSFVGVRSASTLTVRDGRAHWIGTPPVGVPTDGDPLDALRATVEALHTPRDLAAGMPPFTGGMVGYLGYDIVRRLERIGEHTDDDLRLPELTMLLTSDLAVMDHWDGTVQLIANAINHNDLDTGVDEAYADAMARLDAMEADLARPAPYTPTPLPASELPEFSALWGGEKYRDAVEDIKERIRAGEAFQVVPSQRFETPCAASALDVYRVLRATNPSPYMYLFRFENGFDVVGSSPEALVKVEDGRAMVHPIAGTRHRGATPQEDHELAEELLADPKERAEHLMLVDLGRNDLGRVCEPGSVEVVDFMSIERYSHVMHIVSTVTGRVAEGRTAFDVLTACFPAGTLSGAPKPRAMQIIEELEPSRRGLYGGCVGYLDFAGDSDTAIAIRTALLRDGTAYVQAGAGVVADSVPELEDNECRNKAAAVLRAVGAANRLNAS; encoded by the coding sequence ATGGATCTTGAGACGTTCCGCAAGCTCGCGGCGGACCGCCGCGTCATCCCCGTGAGCCGCAAGCTCCTGGCCGACGGAGACACCCCCGTCGGGCTCTACCGGAAGCTGGCCGCCGAACGCCCGGGCACCTTCCTGCTGGAGTCCGCCGAGAACGGCCGCTCCTGGTCCCGCTACTCCTTCGTCGGCGTCCGCAGTGCCTCCACGCTGACCGTCCGCGACGGGCGCGCGCACTGGATCGGGACCCCGCCCGTCGGCGTCCCCACCGACGGCGACCCCCTGGACGCCCTGCGCGCCACCGTCGAGGCCCTGCACACCCCCCGCGACCTCGCCGCGGGGATGCCGCCCTTCACCGGCGGCATGGTCGGCTACCTCGGCTACGACATCGTGCGCCGCCTGGAGCGCATCGGCGAGCACACCGACGACGACCTGCGGCTGCCCGAGCTGACCATGCTGCTCACCTCCGACCTGGCGGTCATGGACCACTGGGACGGCACGGTCCAGCTCATCGCCAACGCCATCAACCACAACGACCTCGACACCGGCGTGGACGAGGCGTACGCGGACGCGATGGCCCGGCTCGACGCCATGGAGGCCGACCTCGCGCGGCCCGCCCCGTACACGCCCACCCCGCTGCCCGCCTCCGAGCTGCCGGAGTTCTCCGCGCTGTGGGGCGGCGAGAAGTACCGGGACGCCGTCGAGGACATCAAGGAGCGGATCCGGGCCGGCGAGGCCTTCCAGGTGGTGCCCTCGCAGCGGTTCGAGACCCCCTGCGCCGCCTCCGCACTGGACGTCTACCGGGTGCTGCGGGCCACCAACCCGTCCCCGTACATGTACCTGTTCCGCTTCGAGAACGGCTTCGACGTCGTCGGCTCCAGCCCCGAGGCCCTGGTCAAGGTCGAGGACGGCCGGGCCATGGTCCACCCGATCGCGGGCACCCGCCACCGCGGGGCCACCCCGCAGGAGGACCACGAGCTCGCCGAGGAGCTGCTGGCCGACCCCAAGGAGCGGGCCGAGCACCTGATGCTCGTCGACCTGGGCCGCAACGACCTGGGCCGGGTCTGCGAGCCGGGATCGGTGGAGGTCGTCGACTTCATGTCGATCGAGCGGTACTCGCACGTCATGCACATCGTCTCGACCGTCACCGGCCGGGTCGCCGAGGGCCGCACCGCCTTCGACGTGCTGACCGCCTGCTTCCCGGCCGGCACCCTCTCCGGGGCGCCCAAGCCGCGCGCCATGCAGATCATCGAGGAGCTCGAACCCTCCCGCCGGGGCCTGTACGGCGGCTGCGTGGGCTACCTCGACTTCGCCGGGGACTCCGACACGGCCATCGCCATCCGCACCGCGCTGCTGCGCGACGGCACGGCGTACGTCCAGGCCGGCGCGGGAGTCGTCGCGGATTCGGTGCCCGAGCTGGAGGACAACGAGTGCCGCAACAAGGCGGCCGCCGTCCTGCGCGCGGTGGGAGCGGCCAACCGGCTGAACGCCTCCTGA
- the hisI gene encoding phosphoribosyl-AMP cyclohydrolase, which yields MAPMSTSSLDPAIAARLKRSADGLVPAIAQQYDTGEVLMLGWMDDEALHRTLTTGRCTYWSRSRREYWVKGDTSGHFQHVKSVALDCDADTLLVKVDQVGAACHTGARTCFDADVLPLAE from the coding sequence ATGGCCCCCATGAGTACGTCCTCCCTCGATCCCGCCATCGCCGCGCGGCTCAAGCGCTCCGCCGACGGCCTGGTACCGGCCATCGCCCAGCAGTACGACACCGGTGAGGTGCTCATGCTCGGCTGGATGGACGACGAAGCCCTGCACCGCACCCTGACCACGGGCCGCTGCACGTACTGGTCCCGCAGCCGCCGGGAGTACTGGGTGAAGGGGGACACGTCCGGCCACTTCCAGCACGTGAAGTCCGTCGCCCTCGACTGCGACGCCGACACCCTCCTCGTCAAGGTCGACCAGGTCGGTGCCGCCTGCCACACGGGTGCCCGTACGTGCTTCGACGCCGATGTCCTTCCGCTGGCCGAATAG
- a CDS encoding TIGR03085 family metal-binding protein, producing MSTHAKRERLLLADLLEAVGPEAPTLCDGWRARELAAHVVVRERRPDAAGGLLLNVLKDRLDKAMAEYTAKPYEELIQLIRTGPPKMSLYALKQIDEAANAVEFYVHAEDVRRAQPDWSPRQLDPVFSDALWSRLEKLARLTGRRAPVGLVLRRPNGQTVVAHKGTPVVTVTGEPGELTLFCFGRQNAAAVELDGPKEAVAKLTVAKLGI from the coding sequence ATGTCTACCCATGCGAAGCGCGAACGCCTGCTGCTGGCGGACCTGTTGGAGGCGGTGGGGCCGGAGGCGCCGACGCTGTGCGACGGCTGGCGGGCCCGGGAACTGGCGGCACACGTGGTGGTCCGGGAGCGTCGCCCGGACGCGGCGGGCGGCCTGCTGCTGAACGTCCTGAAGGACCGGCTGGACAAGGCGATGGCCGAGTACACGGCCAAGCCGTACGAGGAACTGATCCAGCTGATCCGGACCGGCCCACCGAAGATGTCCCTGTACGCGCTGAAGCAGATCGACGAGGCGGCCAACGCGGTGGAGTTCTACGTCCACGCGGAGGACGTCCGGCGCGCCCAGCCGGACTGGTCGCCGCGCCAGCTGGACCCGGTGTTCTCGGACGCCCTGTGGTCACGGCTGGAGAAGCTGGCCCGGCTGACGGGCCGTCGCGCCCCGGTGGGCCTGGTGCTGCGCCGCCCGAACGGGCAGACCGTCGTCGCGCACAAGGGCACCCCGGTGGTGACGGTCACCGGCGAGCCGGGCGAGCTGACGCTGTTCTGCTTCGGCCGCCAGAACGCCGCCGCGGTGGAACTGGACGGCCCGAAGGAGGCCGTCGCCAAGCTGACGGTGGCCAAGCTCGGCATCTGA
- the hisF gene encoding imidazole glycerol phosphate synthase subunit HisF — protein MTLAVRVIPCLDVDNGRVVKGVNFQNLRDAGDPVEMAKLYDAEGADELTFLDITASSGNRETTYDVVRRTAEQVFIPLTVGGGVRTADDVDKLLRAGADKVGVNTAAIARPELIQEIAERFGRQVLVLSVDARRTAGGSFEVTTHGGRRGTGMDAVEWAHRATDLGAGEILLNSMDADGTKDGYDTEMIAAVRKHVTVPVIASGGAGRLEHFPPAITAGADAVLAASVFHFGDLRIGQVKDTLREAGHPVR, from the coding sequence ATGACCCTTGCCGTACGTGTGATCCCCTGCCTGGACGTGGACAACGGCCGGGTCGTCAAGGGCGTCAACTTCCAGAACCTGCGGGACGCCGGCGACCCGGTGGAGATGGCCAAGCTGTACGACGCCGAGGGTGCCGACGAGCTGACCTTCCTCGACATCACCGCGTCGTCAGGGAACCGCGAGACCACGTACGACGTGGTGCGGCGGACCGCCGAGCAGGTCTTCATCCCGCTGACCGTCGGCGGCGGCGTCCGCACCGCCGACGACGTGGACAAGCTGCTGCGGGCCGGCGCGGACAAGGTCGGCGTGAACACCGCCGCCATCGCCCGGCCCGAGCTGATCCAGGAGATCGCGGAGCGCTTCGGGCGGCAGGTCCTCGTCCTGTCCGTCGATGCCCGCCGCACGGCCGGCGGCTCCTTCGAGGTCACCACGCACGGCGGCCGCCGGGGCACCGGCATGGACGCCGTCGAGTGGGCGCACCGGGCGACCGACCTGGGCGCCGGCGAGATCCTGCTGAACTCGATGGACGCGGACGGCACCAAGGACGGGTACGACACCGAGATGATCGCGGCCGTGCGGAAGCACGTCACGGTCCCGGTGATCGCCTCGGGCGGAGCGGGCCGGCTGGAGCACTTCCCGCCGGCGATCACGGCCGGCGCCGACGCGGTGCTGGCGGCGTCCGTGTTCCACTTCGGCGACCTGCGGATCGGCCAGGTCAAGGACACCCTCCGCGAGGCGGGCCACCCGGTCCGCTGA
- a CDS encoding RidA family protein translates to MSSDAVRLISSGGAYEDVIGYSRAVQLDNGLVLVSGCTAAGVDGPYDQTVTAFGVAFKALEQAGLGPEHVVRTRMYLTHARDVEEVGRAHKELFDAVRPAASMIIVSGLVDPSMVVEVEVEAYRGASR, encoded by the coding sequence ATGAGCTCCGACGCAGTACGCCTCATCTCCTCCGGCGGAGCGTACGAGGACGTCATCGGCTACTCGCGGGCCGTACAGCTCGACAACGGCCTCGTGCTCGTGTCCGGCTGCACCGCCGCCGGTGTCGACGGCCCGTACGACCAGACCGTCACCGCCTTCGGGGTGGCGTTCAAGGCGCTGGAGCAGGCCGGTCTCGGCCCCGAGCACGTGGTCCGCACCCGGATGTACCTCACGCACGCCCGGGACGTCGAAGAGGTCGGCCGCGCCCACAAGGAGCTCTTCGACGCCGTCCGCCCCGCCGCGTCCATGATCATCGTCTCCGGCCTCGTCGACCCCAGCATGGTCGTTGAGGTGGAGGTCGAGGCCTACCGGGGAGCGTCGCGATGA
- the priA gene encoding bifunctional 1-(5-phosphoribosyl)-5-((5-phosphoribosylamino)methylideneamino)imidazole-4-carboxamide isomerase/phosphoribosylanthranilate isomerase PriA has translation MPVNKLELLPAVDVRDGQAVRLVHGVSGSETSYGSPLEAALAWQRAGAEWLHLVDLDAAFGTGDNRALAAEITGAMDIKVELSGGIRDDATLAAALATGCTRVNLGTAALETPEWAAKAIAEHGDKIAIGLDVRGTTLKGRGWTSEGGDLYETLARLDSEGCARYVVTDIGKDGTLTGPNLELLKNVCAATDRPVVASGGVSSLDDLRALAELVPLGVEGAIVGKALYAEAFTLEEALKAVSA, from the coding sequence ATGCCCGTCAACAAGCTGGAACTCCTCCCCGCGGTCGACGTCCGCGACGGGCAGGCCGTCCGCCTCGTGCACGGGGTGTCCGGGAGCGAGACCTCCTACGGTTCCCCGCTGGAGGCGGCCCTCGCCTGGCAGCGCGCCGGCGCAGAGTGGCTGCACCTCGTCGACCTCGACGCCGCCTTCGGCACGGGTGACAACCGCGCGCTGGCCGCGGAGATCACCGGCGCCATGGACATCAAGGTCGAACTGTCCGGCGGAATCCGCGACGACGCCACGCTCGCCGCGGCCCTCGCCACCGGCTGCACCCGCGTCAACCTGGGCACCGCCGCCCTGGAGACCCCCGAGTGGGCCGCCAAGGCCATCGCCGAGCACGGCGACAAGATCGCCATCGGCCTCGACGTACGCGGCACCACCCTCAAGGGCCGCGGCTGGACGAGCGAGGGCGGGGACCTCTACGAGACCCTCGCGCGCCTGGACTCCGAGGGCTGCGCCCGGTACGTCGTCACCGACATCGGCAAGGACGGCACGCTGACCGGCCCCAACCTGGAGCTGCTGAAGAACGTCTGCGCCGCCACGGACCGGCCGGTCGTGGCCTCCGGCGGCGTCTCCTCGCTGGACGACCTGCGGGCGCTGGCCGAACTGGTGCCGCTGGGCGTCGAGGGCGCGATCGTCGGCAAGGCGCTGTACGCCGAGGCGTTCACCCTGGAAGAAGCACTGAAGGCGGTCTCCGCATGA